One Pararge aegeria chromosome 1, ilParAegt1.1, whole genome shotgun sequence genomic region harbors:
- the LOC120625699 gene encoding gastrulation defective protein 1 homolog, which produces MSKKPISFGKISFNFTKGSLDENKDESTSGFGTFGRTPIQEQKDIEEITDDLESQHVHKVMGIKNFGKKAKSFNVEEMIEQAKKTAQETSRKNIKVFSTENSLSKKMVCSKSDVIGLLPAKSTGGDVSSGESSDDEDLIGPPIPSNLIAKDPDKVQSGDGGKDDKIKGDEDSYDELSGSDDEELSFEKRIPNSHEVEMRHGTKAVVAVAVDPSGARLATGSVDYDVSFWDFAGMDSSMRSFRTLQPCENHPIKALQYSATGDSILVVSGAAQAKVLDRDGFEVLECVKGDQYINDMAKTKGHTATLNSGCWHPHIREEFMTCSQDGTLRLWLTESPKQHKHVIKPRQQGGLKTNPTACAFSRDGNTVACGCFDGSIQMWDHRKNYVNTTAVLRDAHQKQSEISCISFSYLGSSLVSRGNDDTLKIWDLRNFRKPLHAFGNLFSRYEQTDCGFSPDDSIVFTGESLQRNEDVGRLRFYSTKTFEEVMNIDVAKSHVIKAVWHAKLNQIFVGCGNGLVKCYYDNKKSLRGAKLCIIKTHRKKQSMEVVSSQQIITPHALPLFRQEKLRTSKKRMEKDRLDPMKSRRPDLPITSGQGGRVAASGSTLSSFVIRNLGLSKRVDDDQDPREAILKYAKEAEENPFWVAPAYKKTQPKAIFQDSEDDPSDAKKPKTDS; this is translated from the exons ATGAGCAAAAAACCTATATCTTTCGGCAAAATTAGCTTCAACTTTACCAAAGGTAGTTTAGACGAAAACAAGGATGAATCCACGTCGGGCTTTGGAACTTTCGGACGTACACCGATACAGGAACAAAAGGATATCGAGGAAATTACAGACGACTTAGAAAGTCAACACGTCCACAAAGTAATGGGTATCAAAAACTTCGGTAAGAAAGCCAAAAGCTTTAACGTCGAGGAGATGATCGAGCAAGCGAAGAAGACTGCCCAAGAAACGAGTAGAAAGAATATAAAGGTATTTTCAACAGAAAATAGTTTGTCAAAGAAAATGGTTTGTTCAAAAAGCGATGTGATAGGCCTTCTGCCGGCGAAGTCTACAGGTGGTGATGTAAGCAGTGGAGAATCAAGTGATGATGAAGACTTAATAGGGCCTCCAATACCCTCCAATCTGATTGCTAAAGACCCTGATAAAGTCCAAAGTGGTGATGGAGGTaaagatgataaaataaaaggtgATGAAGACAGTTATGACGAATTGAGCGGGTCTGATGACGAAGAGTTGAGTTTCGAGAAACGAATACCGAATTCGCATGAG GTTGAAATGCGTCACGGCACAAAAGCAGTAGTGGCTGTTGCTGTGGATCCCTCTGGTGCTAGACTGGCCACAGGGTCTGTGGACTATGATGTGTCCTTTTGGGACTTTGCTG GCATGGATTCCTCAATGCGTTCATTCCGTACCCTGCAACCCTGTGAGAACCATCCCATAAAGGCCCTACAGTACTCAGCTACTGGCGACTCCATATTAGTAGTGAGCGGAGCGGCTCAGGCCAAGGTGCTGGATAGAGATGGCTTCGAGGTGTTGGAGTGCGTTAAAGGAGACCAATATATTAATGATATGGCGAa AACTAAAGGCCACACAGCCACGTTAAACAGCGGCTGCTGGCATCCGCACATACGGGAGGAGTTCATGACGTGCTCCCAGGACGGAACCCTCCGCCTCTGGCTCACGGAGTCCCCCAAGCAGCACAAACACGTCATCAAACCCCGACAGCAAGGCGGTCTGAAGACCAACCCCACAGCCTGCGCGTTTTCACGGGACGGCAACACCGTAGCCTGCGGATGCTTCGACGGCTCCATACAAATGTGGGACCACAGAAAGAACTACGTGAACACCACAGCAGTACTACGGGACGCGCACCAGAAACAAAGCGAGATTTCGTGCATCTCTTTCTCATATCTAGGCTCCAGTTTAGTCAGCCGCGGGAACGACGATACGCTAAAGATATGGGACCTCAGGAACTTCAGGAAACCTCTGCACGCGTTCGGGAATCTGTTCTCCAGATACGAGCAAACCGATTGCGGTTTCAGCCCCGACGATTCTATCGTGTTCACGGGCGAGTCGCTACAGAGGAACGAAGATGTGGGTAGATTGAGGTTTTACAGCACGAAAACATTCGAGGAGGTCATGAATATAGATGTCGCGAAGTCCCACGTCATCAAGGCGGTATGGCACGCTAAGTTGAACCAGATCTTCGTTGGTTGCGGCAACGGCTTagttaaatgttattatgataacAAGAAAAGTTTACGCGGCGCAAAACTCTGCATTATCAAAACTCACCGCAAGAAACAGTCTATGGAGGTGGTGAGCTCGCAGCAAATAATAACGCCACACGCACTTCCCCTGTTCAGACAAGAGAAGTTGCGGACAAGTAAGAAGAGAATGGAGAAGGATAGACTTGACCCGATGAAGTCACGGCGACCTGACCTCCCAATCACGTCAGGTCAGGGAGGTCGGGTCGCTGCGTCGGGTAGCACTTTGAGCTCCTTCGTTATAAG aaatctgGGGTTGAGCAAGAGAGTTGATGATGACCAGGATCCAAGGGAGGCGATATTGAAATATGCGAAAGAAGCTGAAGAGAATCCGTTTTGGGTAGCACCAGCTTACAAGAAGACCCAGCCCAAAGCGATCTTTCAAGATAGCGAAGACGATCCTTCCGATGCCAAGAAACCAAAGACAGATAGTtga
- the LOC120637880 gene encoding digestive cysteine proteinase 2 codes for MFVYAFICVFIGSTIGFHVDKEAPPQWSDVYTIKGILNIPYAELHEPFYAWFDSKNGKSRIDYYGAMVKTYQLAASVYPEFGTSIKIAPVTTEKVQNQDTCLQVNGTKGESINVQTVLPDMTDFKYVDTETMQDSDAVKWRMVQNIGDKINKYTMWVKYKKSLRGDPIPIPIRYEMKGFNSLLGSHYDHYYIDYRDYDVDEIDQDVFRIDPSFQCSSFPGPGSRHFATFNPMKEFVHPVHDAHVDDEFERFKFKHNKQYASDVEHAKRSNIFRQNLRYIHSNNRARRGFTLTVNHLADRTDDELAALRGRRYSGPNMGLPFPHSEKSLEELSDKVPAEHDWRLFGAVTPVKDQSVCGSCWSFGTVGAVEGALFMHNGGHLVRLSQQALVDCSWGFGNNGCDGGEDFRAYQWIMKHGLPTEEDYGGYLGQDGYCHIDNVTLVTSMKGWVNVTTKNENSLRFAIFKYGPVSVAIDASHKSFSFYSNGVYYEPKCKNKVEELDHAVLAVGYGILKGQKYWLIKNSWSNLWGNDGYVLMSTKDDNCGVQAAPTYVLM; via the exons atgtttgtttacgcatttatatgcgtttttatcGGGTCAACTATAGGCTTTCATGTCGATAAAG aagcaCCACCGCAATGGAGTGACGTGTATACGATCAAGGGAATATTAAATATCCCGTATGCAGAGCTCCATGAACCCTTCTACGCTTG GTTTGACAGCAAGAATGGCAAGTCCCGGATCGACTACTATGGTGCGATGGTCAAGACCTACCAGCTCGCAGCATCCGTTTACCCCGAGTTTGGTACTTCTATCAAG ATCGCTCCGGTGACCACTGAGAAAGTACAAAACCAAGACACCTGCCTCCAGGTGAACGGTACTAAGGGTGAGAGCATCAACGTACAGACAGTGCTGCCGGATATGACAGACTTCAAATATGTCG ATACAGAAACGATGCAAGACTCGGACGCAGTGAAATGGCGGATGGTGCAGAACATCGGCGACAAGATCAACAAGTACACTATGTGGGTGAAGTACAAGAAGAGCTTGAGGGGTGACCCCATTCCCATACCTATCAG gtACGAAATGAAGGGCTTCAACTCGCTCCTCGGCTCGCACTACGACCATTACTACATCGACTATAGGGACTATGACGTCGATGAAATCGACCAGGACGTGTTCAGGATTGACCCCA GTTTCCAGTGCTCGTCGTTCCCGGGCCCTGGATCGCGCCACTTCGCCACCTTCAACCCGATGAAGGAATTCGTGCATCCTGTACATGACGCTCACGTTGATGATGAATTCGAAAG GTTCAAATTCAAGCACAACAAACAATATGCATCCGACGTCGAACACGCCAAAAGATCCAATATTTTCAGACAAAACCTCAG GTACATCCACTCAAACAACCGCGCCCGTCGTGGGTTCACGCTGACTGTCAACCACCTCGCGGACCGGACCGACGACGAACTCGCGGCGTTACGAGGCCGCCGGTACTCCGGACCCAACATGG GCTTGCCGTTCCCTCACAGTGAGAAGTCGTTGGAGGAACTGAGCGACAAAGTACCAGCGGAACATGACTGGAGATTGTTCGGCGCTGTCACTCCAGTCAAAG ATCAGTCCGTCTGCGGTTCGTGCTGGTCTTTCGGCACCGTGGGTGCGGTGGAGGGAGCACTGTTCATGCACAACGGCGGCCACTTGGTGCGACTCAGCCAACAGGCCCTTGTCGACTGCTCTTGGGG ttttgGTAACAACGGCTGCGACGGTGGGGAGGACTTCCGCGCGTACCAGTGGATCATGAAGCATGGACTACCCACTGAGGAGGACTACGGCGGTTATTTGGGACAG GATGGATACTGTCACATAGACAATGTGACACTCGTCACGTCGATGAAGGGCTGGGTGAACGTCACCACCAAGAACGAAAACTCCTTGCGG TTTGCTATCTTCAAATACGGCCCGGTGTCCGTGGCCATCGACGCGTCGCACAAAAGCTTCAGTTTTTACTCGAATGGCGTCTACTATGAGCCCAAATG CAAAAACAAAGTTGAAGAACTCGATCACGCAGTACTGGCGGTCGGCTACGGCATCCTCAAAGGTCAGAAGTATTGGCTGATCAAGAACTCTTGGTCCAACTTGTGGGGCAACGACGGATACGTCCTTATGTCCACCAAGGACGACAACTGCGGCGTTCAAGCAGCCCCCACTTACGTCCTTATGTAG
- the LOC120625640 gene encoding uncharacterized protein LOC120625640, with amino-acid sequence MSETLIIKRKLLYFLIYLNLNQTANSYKIIIDINDLLEPRLVKGIQNKAKFDDTFAKYNIQEPRLQHNGIKDEVEEENEPILFKKGKQDNNYRNKILVKRIVPHGNAPSGVEYDHKYNTIYKPLIRVHKTKSINQFFSEVASKKTDDTLKKGLKHEKIIFVQPKDAEYKHFNLNDGILLEPFQTYNNDKGVRDKRLKLLKQIQNKIKLIKPESKRVKAYAKVINALNNLRSPQFEKSGEHNDPLAPGRETIPEPYEEIKSPEKWIPHYPPWNYWTYKKTIHEDVCPGTQVKIGNMCIWTPPH; translated from the exons ATGTCTGAAACactaattattaaaagaaagtTACTGTATTtcctaatatatttaaatttaaatcaaactgcaaacagctataaaataataatagacataaatGATTTACTAGAACCAAGATTAGTAAAAGGTAttcaaaataaagctaaatttgATGATACTTTTgcgaaatataatattcaagagCCTAGACTGCAACATAATGGAATAAAAGATGAAGTTGAAGAAGAAAACGAACCAATTTTATTCAAGAAAGGCAAACAAGATAACAActatagaaacaaaatattagtgAAAAGGATCGTTCCCCATGGTAACGCGCCATCTGGTGTTGAATATGATCACAAATATAACACTATTTATAAACCTTTAATAAGAGTCCATAAAACGAAATCGATAAACCAATTTTTCAGTGAAGTTGCATCAAAAAAAACCGATGacactttaaaaaaaggtttaaaacatgaaaaaattatttttgtgcaaCCAAAAGATGCtgaatataaacattttaatctaAATGATGGCATTCTATTGGAACCTTTCCAAACATATAACAATGATAAAGGTGTCAGAGATAAAAGATTGAAACTGCTGAAacaaatacagaataaaataaaattaatcaaaccTGAATCCAAAAGGGTCAAAGCTTATGCAAAAGTGATTAACGCTCTCAACAACTTGAGGTCTCCCCAATTTGAGAAGTCTGGAGAACATAATGACCCTTTAGCTCCTGGTAGGGAAACGATCCCAGAGCCCTATGAAGAGATTAAATCACCTGAGAAATGGATACCGCACTATCCACCGTGGAATTATTGGACG TATAAGAAGACCATCCATGAAGACGTCTGTCCCGGGACACAAGTCAAAATTGGTAACATGTGCATATGGACTCCGCCACATTAG